CCAGTGGCAATGGACGTCCAAGCTTCGGTCACCGACTGCCTGATCCCGGTCCACATTTTCTGAAGCTTCGGACCGATCGTGCCCCAGTTTTTCCAGATGAGATACCCGCCAGCTGCGATCGCCGCCACGGCCGCAGCAATGCCCCACCCCACTGGACCCAGTCCCATAAGAGCGGCGCCAACCGCTCGCGCGGCTCCCGTAAGAAGAGGTCCGGCTCTCAAAAGCCCTCTCCATCCTCCCATGGCACCCGCCTTCAGGAGCCTGCCACCCCACCTGCCGGCAACTTTGGCTTTTCCCCAGCCTTTCTTCACACCTGACCTTGATCCACCCCAAAGCAGCCCGAGGCCTTCGGTGAGATAATTTACTCCGATCCCGGCTCCGGTCCTTAGCCATCTCATGCCATAGGCGCCCATGGTTCCAGGAGCAAACCAGCCGGCCACAGTTTTCCCTGCACGGAAAAGATCAAGAACGCCCGAGAGCGAAAACTTCAGAAGTGCCATGGCACCATTAAACGCGAAGAGGCTGCCGACGCCGATCATGATGTTTTTTGCCAGTTCCTTATTCGATTTCAGCCATTCGCCAAGGCCGTTCAGAATTGGTTTCAGCCAAACGACCATGTCACGCAGTATCGGTATGAAGGCCTCACCAAAGGTGATCATGATGTCATTCATACCGCCTTTGACTTCATCGAGCTGGGCCGCGGTCGACGCACTTAACTCCTTTCTGGTTTTTTCCATGGTCTGCGATTCCTCGAGCGATTTCAGAAGCTGATCAGAATTTTTCCCGCTCTTCGAAAATTCCTGCATCAGATCAGCCGCCCCTTTTTGGGTGCGGGAGAAGAAAACCTCGATGTATTTCAGCTGCTCCTCCGCGGGGAGAGTCTGAATCCGGGTCCTAATTTCCTGAGTCAGTTCATCAGCGGTCTTTGATCCACCCAGAGCTTTCTTTCGATTAATATGCAGGCGCCTAAGTGCGGCTGCAGCGGCTTCGCCCTCGCCTGAAAACTCCTCGGCCCTCATGTCCTCCAGCCTGGGATTCAGCTTCAGCTCGCTGAAAATTCTTTGAATTTGAAGGTCAAGAGCTCGTCCCTTAAGGCCTTTCAGTGATCCGGCCAAGGCTGAAACAATCCCCCCGCCACTCATGGCATGGTTGACGGAGACACCCAAATTTTCAGCAGCTCTCCGGAGATCCTTTTCAGGCATTTTCAGAAGGGACTTGCTTAAGGAGTAATAGGCCGGCGAAAGTTCAAACGTCCGCCGCATGAGTTTCAGTGAACCATCCGCCTCTGATCTGAAAAGAATGGAAGCCGACGGAGCGTGCTCCTCGCCCGCCAGAGCCTTGGACACGGCCGCTCGCTTGGCTGTTCCGACGCCTTTCATGGCGACGTTCATGTCACGGATGATGTCCATCCAGTCGCGCATGTTGTTATCCTTATCCTTGACGCGGACCTGCATTTCCTCCAGCACCCTCTGAAGTTCCTTTGGGGATTTGGCCATTCGAAGGAAGATAGAGCGCATCGCGGTACCAGCCATGGATCCCTTGACTCCACTATTATGAAGGACTGAAGATGCTGCGAGCGTCTGTTCAAGACTTGACCCGACATCGACCGACGAGGCGGCCACGTACTTCAGCATCTCTCCAAGGGATTCAAGACTGGAGGCGGATCCGGAGTAGGCAGCGGTCAGCGCATCCCCAACCCGCGCCATCTGCGAGACATCAATATTGAATCCCTGAAGTACTTCGCTTGTGATTTCTGCGGTTCGAGCCAGAGAAGTCATGGAACTTTCAGCGAGCGCCAGCATGCTGGGCATGACCGCGATAATATCATTCGTTCTATACCCAGCAGTGGCCAGCTCATTCTGTGCTTCGGCCACTTCCTTCGCTGTGTAGATGGTCGAGGCGCCGAGGTCGCGCGCCTGCTGCTTGAGGCGGGAAAACTCCGCAGCGTTTGCTCCTGACATGGCTTTGACACGAATCATGGCCTTTTCAAACAGGACGGCCTCACGAATGGGGGCAGTAAACATGAAGCCACTGCCAACAGTGAAGTAAAAATGACTCATTGCCTGCGAGCGAAGATCCTGAGCACGATTGCGGAGTCGCCCCAGCTCCTCCTGCCGCTTCTCAAGTGCAAGGCTCTTTGCAAGCTCGGCGTTATGAAGCCGCTGAGACTCAGTCAGGTCATCGACTCTGTGCCCCTGCTTTTCAAGAGACCGCGCGTATTTTTCACTTGCTTCCCTCGCGGTTTCGATCCGCTTTTCCGTGGCGGCGATCGAGGAGCTGAGATGCTCCTCTTTTTTCTCAAGCTGCTCAAGACTCCGCCCGGTTTCCTGGGCTTGCCTGGCAAAGGCCTTTTTCGCTTCGGTTGCCTCTTTTTCCGCTTTCTTCGCAGCATCGAGTATCTCGGACGATTTGCGGACCTTCTCCTCAAAATCAGCGATCTGCTTATTTTGAGCCTCGCTGGCCGCAGTCATGGCTGCCTTCTGATCAATGAGCATTCTGTTCAAGCGATCAAAGCGTTCCGCTGCTGCCTGTGCGGCCGCAGCGGAATCGTGGGCTGTGGCTTCGTAAATATGCATCGCATCAGCCAGCTCCTGCGCCTTGGCGCGCTGCTGCT
The nucleotide sequence above comes from Oligoflexus sp.. Encoded proteins:
- a CDS encoding phage tail tape measure protein, producing MSKRQVSVLIRAALDGSFKSSFSTADQRMADLRGSIKALSRTSREFSGLQRIREDVLQLNQTLGIQKGELEKVSMQLAYQRNVHAALDKTIDDARASVEQATAAHSANRQELERERAAIEALRKPSQEQIALLQQQRTELKDLESAKKSAARVAAGAKGTLDGKQQYLATLDSGISSKETQLAGLLASGAPAGEIARLTRALEQQRAKAQELADAMHIYEATAHDSAAAAQAAAERFDRLNRMLIDQKAAMTAASEAQNKQIADFEEKVRKSSEILDAAKKAEKEATEAKKAFARQAQETGRSLEQLEKKEEHLSSSIAATEKRIETAREASEKYARSLEKQGHRVDDLTESQRLHNAELAKSLALEKRQEELGRLRNRAQDLRSQAMSHFYFTVGSGFMFTAPIREAVLFEKAMIRVKAMSGANAAEFSRLKQQARDLGASTIYTAKEVAEAQNELATAGYRTNDIIAVMPSMLALAESSMTSLARTAEITSEVLQGFNIDVSQMARVGDALTAAYSGSASSLESLGEMLKYVAASSVDVGSSLEQTLAASSVLHNSGVKGSMAGTAMRSIFLRMAKSPKELQRVLEEMQVRVKDKDNNMRDWMDIIRDMNVAMKGVGTAKRAAVSKALAGEEHAPSASILFRSEADGSLKLMRRTFELSPAYYSLSKSLLKMPEKDLRRAAENLGVSVNHAMSGGGIVSALAGSLKGLKGRALDLQIQRIFSELKLNPRLEDMRAEEFSGEGEAAAAALRRLHINRKKALGGSKTADELTQEIRTRIQTLPAEEQLKYIEVFFSRTQKGAADLMQEFSKSGKNSDQLLKSLEESQTMEKTRKELSASTAAQLDEVKGGMNDIMITFGEAFIPILRDMVVWLKPILNGLGEWLKSNKELAKNIMIGVGSLFAFNGAMALLKFSLSGVLDLFRAGKTVAGWFAPGTMGAYGMRWLRTGAGIGVNYLTEGLGLLWGGSRSGVKKGWGKAKVAGRWGGRLLKAGAMGGWRGLLRAGPLLTGAARAVGAALMGLGPVGWGIAAAVAAIAAGGYLIWKNWGTIGPKLQKMWTGIRQSVTEAWTSIATGIGAAWDWIVKKISSQGWLKTMWDKFTGLFKSAYEAVKPYIKVMFPWVDSAADGIKAAPQWISDTWDAGKKEFSDIFTMPDSVRVPTAVDRVGGNEPVTQRNVITINATIHVDAGSSAPREVASKIKSEIQTAFRSAPSFSFLDPVEVS